From Pseudobdellovibrio exovorus JSS, a single genomic window includes:
- a CDS encoding GyrI-like domain-containing protein, giving the protein MLKHIFYAVGLGVALFLLYLMQYTGAFKSVTIQQDERGPYTIIYKSHVGPYHKIVANIQEVEKWAQENGLKCRLSFGEYFDDPSIVEEGRLNSRGGCLIDPLVEEENVTFEKLKTNLPEGFQADEIPQTKAVVAIFSGAAGIGPLKVYPKAEDYIKEHRLQKKSSVIEIYEIFDKKSMQTTYIWPVH; this is encoded by the coding sequence ATGTTAAAACATATCTTCTATGCTGTCGGATTAGGGGTCGCATTATTTTTACTTTATCTGATGCAATACACAGGTGCTTTTAAGTCAGTCACCATTCAACAAGATGAACGCGGTCCCTACACCATTATTTATAAATCCCATGTAGGTCCCTATCATAAAATTGTCGCGAACATTCAAGAAGTTGAAAAATGGGCGCAAGAAAATGGTCTTAAATGTCGCCTGAGCTTTGGGGAATATTTTGATGATCCCTCTATCGTAGAGGAAGGTCGCTTGAACTCTCGTGGTGGTTGCTTGATTGATCCATTAGTCGAAGAAGAAAACGTAACCTTTGAAAAATTAAAAACGAATTTACCAGAAGGCTTTCAAGCCGATGAGATCCCACAGACAAAAGCCGTTGTGGCTATTTTTTCTGGTGCGGCAGGTATCGGTCCACTAAAAGTTTATCCAAAAGCTGAAGACTATATAAAAGAACATCGCTTGCAGAAGAAATCTTCGGTGATTGAGATCTACGAAATCTTTGATAAGAAATCGATGCAGACAACCTACATCTGGCCAGTGCATTAG
- a CDS encoding SIMPL domain-containing protein: protein MKSFIALMVLFSSLVTFADSDRHLIMVNGSAEKTVEPNMVIVRIESWAKASTAKKAQDQQATQYTQFKNSLDRYKIKKEDVKTEGYSVNPEYTYDQKTQTNRITGYRVSHNVSVIYRKTDDVGQFLDAVVVSKNESSGIGIQSVAWDYDKKAEVESSALGDAVKNARSKAEELAKAAGVKIKAVHKIQHTSYAPPTPQPMFEKAMMMRAASDSAVSTELSSGQIKVRVDVQMEFEI from the coding sequence ATGAAATCTTTTATCGCTCTTATGGTTTTGTTTTCAAGTTTGGTGACGTTTGCTGATAGCGATCGTCATCTTATCATGGTGAATGGTTCTGCAGAAAAAACTGTAGAGCCCAACATGGTGATTGTTCGTATTGAGTCTTGGGCTAAAGCGAGTACAGCGAAGAAAGCACAAGATCAGCAGGCAACTCAGTACACTCAGTTTAAGAACTCTTTAGATCGTTATAAGATCAAAAAAGAAGATGTGAAAACTGAAGGTTACTCTGTAAATCCTGAGTACACTTACGATCAAAAAACACAAACCAACCGCATTACAGGATATCGTGTTAGCCATAATGTCTCTGTGATCTATCGTAAAACAGATGATGTGGGTCAGTTCCTTGATGCAGTGGTTGTGAGTAAAAATGAAAGCAGCGGTATTGGAATTCAAAGCGTGGCTTGGGATTACGATAAGAAGGCAGAAGTTGAAAGTTCAGCGTTAGGGGATGCGGTAAAAAATGCGCGTTCAAAAGCGGAAGAGCTAGCAAAGGCAGCCGGAGTCAAAATAAAAGCAGTGCATAAAATCCAGCATACGTCTTACGCACCGCCGACACCTCAGCCTATGTTTGAAAAGGCCATGATGATGCGTGCAGCATCAGATTCAGCGGTTTCAACTGAATTGTCGTCAGGTCAAATTAAAGTAAGAGTCGATGTTCAAATGGAGTTCGAAATCTAG
- a CDS encoding aconitate hydratase: MAKIETSPEMVKKVYETTRAKTEVIRKRLGRSLTLAEKIIYGHLDDPQNQDLERGKSFLLLRPDRVAMQDATAQMAILQFMLAGKSEAAVPSTVHCDHLIQAYQGKEKDMAASNMSNKEVFNFLATASSKYNIGFWKPGAGIIHQVILENYAFPGGLMIGTDSHTPNAGGLGMCAVGVGGSDASDVMVGLPWEVKNPKLIGVHLKGKLNGWTAAKDVILKLCGMLTVKGGTDKIVEYFGEGANSLSCTGKATITNMGAELGATCSVFPYDAKMAAYLASTGRKELAAIADQNTDILTADADVVANPAKYFDEVYEIDLSALEPHLVGPHTPDLARPISKIAEEAKANGWTLNLSSALIGSCTNSSYEDIGRSAMIAEQAMEIGVKMNQPFLVSPGSTQIQNTITRDGQMKTFEAVGATVLANACGPCIGQWKRDDVKHGEKNTIVTSFNRNFRGRNDANMETLAFIGSPEMVMALGLAGRLDFNPITDELEGPKGKIKLKAPQAPELPEKGFVPDTEGYQKPEGASAVVDVNPTSDRLQLLSPFSKWDGGDFVDHLVLAKAKGKCTTDHISPGGKWLNYRGHLDNISNNMLLGADNAFIAGEIGKGVNQLTGEKKEFAQVAREYQKAGKPWMIIGDENYGEGSSREHAAMSPRFLGCTAVITKSFARIHETNLKKQGVLALTFVDVKDYDKIQEQDLLTIRGLNDLAPGKNLVLEAKHADGTVDQIPVKHTYNAEQIKWFKAGSALNLIRGA; encoded by the coding sequence ATGGCAAAAATCGAAACTAGTCCAGAAATGGTTAAAAAAGTCTACGAAACAACTCGCGCGAAAACAGAGGTGATCCGCAAGCGTTTAGGCCGCTCATTAACTTTAGCGGAAAAAATCATTTATGGTCACTTAGATGACCCGCAAAACCAAGATTTAGAGCGTGGAAAAAGTTTCTTGTTGTTAAGACCAGATCGCGTGGCGATGCAGGATGCGACAGCTCAAATGGCGATTTTGCAGTTCATGTTAGCTGGAAAATCTGAAGCGGCTGTTCCTTCAACTGTTCACTGTGATCACTTGATTCAAGCTTATCAAGGTAAAGAAAAAGATATGGCGGCCTCGAATATGTCGAACAAAGAAGTATTTAACTTCTTAGCGACAGCTTCATCTAAGTACAATATCGGCTTCTGGAAACCAGGCGCAGGGATCATTCACCAAGTTATCTTAGAAAACTACGCTTTCCCAGGTGGTTTGATGATTGGTACAGATTCTCATACACCGAATGCCGGTGGTTTGGGTATGTGCGCTGTGGGTGTTGGTGGTTCTGATGCCAGCGACGTTATGGTGGGATTACCTTGGGAAGTTAAAAATCCGAAACTGATCGGTGTTCACTTAAAAGGTAAATTAAATGGCTGGACGGCCGCAAAAGATGTGATTTTGAAACTTTGCGGAATGTTAACGGTTAAAGGTGGAACAGATAAAATCGTAGAGTACTTCGGTGAAGGGGCAAACTCATTGTCATGTACTGGTAAAGCGACCATCACTAATATGGGCGCTGAATTAGGTGCGACGTGTTCGGTATTCCCATATGATGCGAAGATGGCAGCGTACTTGGCGTCTACAGGACGTAAAGAGTTAGCAGCTATCGCAGATCAAAATACAGATATCTTAACTGCGGATGCAGATGTTGTAGCGAATCCAGCAAAATACTTCGACGAAGTTTACGAAATCGATTTATCAGCTTTAGAACCACACTTAGTTGGTCCTCATACTCCGGATTTAGCTCGCCCAATTTCGAAAATTGCAGAAGAGGCAAAAGCTAATGGTTGGACATTGAATCTTTCAAGTGCCTTGATCGGTTCATGTACGAATTCATCATACGAAGACATTGGTCGTTCAGCGATGATTGCAGAGCAAGCGATGGAAATCGGTGTGAAAATGAATCAACCATTCCTAGTTTCCCCAGGATCGACTCAAATCCAAAACACGATCACTCGTGATGGCCAGATGAAAACATTCGAAGCTGTAGGAGCTACCGTTTTAGCGAATGCCTGTGGACCTTGCATTGGACAATGGAAACGTGATGACGTGAAACATGGTGAAAAGAACACGATTGTGACGTCATTCAATCGTAACTTCCGTGGTCGTAATGATGCAAATATGGAAACACTGGCTTTCATTGGTTCACCTGAAATGGTGATGGCATTGGGCTTAGCCGGTCGCTTAGACTTCAACCCGATCACTGACGAGTTAGAAGGTCCAAAAGGCAAAATCAAATTGAAAGCACCTCAAGCTCCAGAGCTTCCTGAAAAAGGTTTCGTGCCTGATACAGAAGGTTATCAAAAACCTGAAGGGGCTTCTGCTGTTGTGGATGTAAATCCAACATCAGACCGCTTGCAGTTGTTGTCTCCGTTTTCTAAATGGGATGGCGGTGACTTTGTAGATCATTTAGTTTTAGCGAAAGCTAAAGGTAAATGTACAACAGATCATATCAGCCCAGGTGGTAAATGGTTAAACTACCGTGGTCACTTAGACAATATCTCGAACAACATGCTATTGGGTGCAGACAATGCCTTTATCGCAGGTGAAATCGGTAAAGGTGTAAATCAATTAACTGGCGAGAAAAAAGAATTCGCACAAGTTGCTCGTGAATATCAAAAAGCGGGTAAACCTTGGATGATCATCGGTGATGAAAACTATGGTGAAGGTTCTTCACGTGAGCATGCTGCTATGTCGCCAAGATTCTTAGGTTGTACTGCGGTGATTACAAAATCATTTGCGCGTATCCATGAAACGAATTTGAAAAAACAAGGCGTATTGGCTCTGACTTTCGTAGACGTTAAAGACTACGATAAAATCCAAGAACAAGATCTTTTAACAATTCGTGGATTAAACGACCTTGCACCAGGTAAAAATCTGGTCTTGGAGGCAAAACACGCGGATGGTACAGTTGACCAGATTCCGGTTAAACACACTTACAATGCTGAGCAGATCAAATGGTTCAAGGCCGGATCAGCTCTGAATTTGATCCGCGGGGCATAA
- a CDS encoding LysR family transcriptional regulator: protein MLDGIEALLALERTGTISEAAAQLRLTQSAVSKRIQSLENELKFKLIEPHGRRVKLTSKGLSFLNKARWLMSELKNLKQLETDNESRKFSIGVSDSVAASWGPKLIRLAARKLKNAEFEIHVHRSTLVEENVKLGKYHLGLCITTSHDPQMVSTTILEEPLVLLTSPHDTELEKPKLITIEKNSGSWRDLEEKILKHPKLKNYELLHVESFAAIVQMVREGFGHGLVPLGIAQTMQMPKKNILILSPNIRRHIKLISRKNISQLPVIEEFQKQMQALASEL, encoded by the coding sequence GTGTTAGATGGAATAGAAGCCCTATTAGCCTTAGAAAGAACGGGAACAATCAGCGAAGCTGCAGCCCAACTGCGCTTGACCCAATCTGCTGTCAGTAAGCGCATCCAATCCTTAGAAAATGAGCTGAAGTTTAAACTGATTGAACCCCATGGTCGCCGTGTGAAGCTGACCTCCAAAGGACTTTCCTTTTTGAATAAAGCCCGTTGGTTGATGTCAGAACTCAAAAACCTGAAACAGCTCGAAACAGATAACGAAAGCCGCAAGTTCTCGATTGGGGTTTCGGACTCAGTAGCGGCTTCTTGGGGGCCAAAGCTCATTCGCCTAGCTGCGCGAAAACTCAAAAATGCCGAATTTGAAATTCACGTTCACCGCAGCACGCTGGTTGAAGAAAACGTCAAGCTTGGAAAATATCATCTGGGTCTTTGTATCACCACCTCTCACGATCCTCAGATGGTCTCGACCACTATCCTAGAAGAGCCGCTAGTGCTTCTAACTAGTCCACACGACACAGAATTGGAAAAGCCAAAGCTTATTACTATTGAAAAAAACTCAGGCTCTTGGCGTGACCTCGAAGAGAAAATCCTAAAGCATCCCAAATTAAAAAACTATGAATTGCTGCATGTAGAATCGTTCGCGGCTATCGTGCAAATGGTTAGGGAAGGATTCGGTCATGGACTGGTTCCCTTGGGTATTGCCCAAACAATGCAAATGCCGAAAAAGAATATCTTAATTCTAAGTCCCAATATTCGTCGTCATATCAAACTGATTTCTAGAAAGAATATTTCTCAGCTACCTGTGATTGAAGAGTTCCAGAAGCAAATGCAGGCACTCGCTTCCGAATTGTAG
- a CDS encoding DNA topoisomerase VI subunit A, which yields MALLKVRDLNLNIPKEAKNLAEKMLKDLESSKRPYLEAVKTSLDNSNYNAKVGFLTPGEKVVRTELNVSSVQKLARVVFMLEILLRNLDIGAVNTKRELYYICKGLIKGDSRYKPLDFDDQGESDSIIDFIGDMLEVYREELNCFANDRGGQTYSQQLIVTEALPDGDKAVVDLSTLGTSPFQPKNKPQSLKLKAKKKIDFCLVVESEGTAGTLQAMGFTKRNNCILMGAQGVPSNGVRGWCKLIENQLDVPMYFFGDLDAYTLQNIFRTLKAGSAASLIRNSDFSAPNVRFLGVLPGDVKKYDLPHYKVKESDPAEARALKKAKDALENDPFFRDKKNRELADILKWLIKEKVRCEQQSYFSVDPKDPIKTEKIILEKIRKGDYV from the coding sequence ATGGCTTTACTAAAAGTACGTGATTTAAATTTAAATATTCCAAAAGAAGCGAAGAACCTAGCTGAAAAAATGTTGAAGGACTTGGAAAGCTCAAAACGTCCTTACCTAGAAGCTGTAAAAACATCGCTAGATAATTCTAACTACAACGCTAAAGTGGGGTTCTTAACTCCGGGTGAGAAAGTTGTTCGAACCGAGTTGAATGTATCTTCAGTACAAAAATTAGCCCGTGTGGTTTTCATGCTCGAGATTTTGTTGCGCAATTTAGATATTGGCGCAGTCAATACGAAGCGTGAATTGTACTATATCTGTAAAGGTCTCATCAAAGGCGACTCTCGTTACAAGCCTTTGGACTTTGATGACCAAGGTGAATCAGACAGCATCATCGACTTTATCGGTGATATGTTAGAAGTTTATCGTGAAGAACTAAACTGTTTCGCCAATGATCGTGGTGGTCAAACATACTCGCAACAACTTATAGTAACAGAAGCTCTGCCAGACGGAGATAAAGCTGTTGTGGATCTATCGACATTGGGAACGTCACCGTTCCAGCCGAAAAATAAACCTCAGTCTTTAAAGCTTAAGGCGAAAAAGAAAATTGATTTTTGCCTTGTGGTTGAATCAGAAGGTACGGCGGGTACTTTGCAAGCGATGGGGTTCACAAAACGTAATAATTGTATCTTGATGGGTGCTCAAGGGGTTCCATCTAATGGTGTGCGTGGCTGGTGTAAGTTGATTGAAAATCAATTAGATGTACCGATGTACTTTTTCGGCGATCTGGATGCGTACACATTGCAAAATATCTTCCGTACATTAAAAGCCGGCTCTGCCGCTTCATTGATTCGTAATAGTGATTTCAGTGCGCCGAATGTACGTTTCTTGGGTGTATTGCCTGGGGATGTGAAGAAATACGATTTACCTCACTACAAAGTGAAAGAATCTGATCCAGCAGAAGCGCGAGCTTTGAAAAAAGCGAAAGATGCTTTAGAAAACGATCCGTTCTTCCGTGACAAAAAGAATAGAGAATTGGCGGATATTTTAAAATGGTTAATCAAAGAGAAAGTCCGTTGCGAGCAACAAAGTTACTTCTCGGTTGACCCAAAAGATCCGATCAAAACAGAAAAGATCATCTTAGAGAAAATCAGAAAAGGCGATTACGTCTAA
- a CDS encoding DNA topoisomerase VI subunit B, with translation MSKITKSSTAEYFAKNLQQVGFSSPLKAVLTTLKEAVDNSLDACEQHAILPELQIEVTKVGTGSTKNTDLIRIVVEDNGPGIEADDLTKVFGEYLASSKFGRGQCSRGQQGIGISAATTWAQMTNAKGVQVISKTKNMRKAISAQIDVDIKTNTGIMRNKETLDWKKNNGTRVEFLMDGRIQLNGDGGLLTYIEGTVLLNPHVSVEYKLGDGDWIKTERVSTQTPDIPQATLPHPHTFKLGEFITHSHLYGKITLSKFLRTGFSRISDQALTDFVKAGMPKSLLEKPLTSLSEEDFKKVFQAVQATNLMAPSTKSVLTVGEEALSKSINRLGQVDFFSVVTRKPTICDFKPVVVEVSLARFINRGSDDQPVQLLRFANRVPLQFDKSGCAITWAIESVNWKSYGLAQPKESLPLGPYVFAVSVVSPFIKFKNASKETIDASDELVEEIRRALMQAGQKLSRHIKHEMKEADLERKLAHIEQFGPILVEKLVAIAGANESRRKRAEEGLKKILGRDSDAAMSDLEQAQSKLEEQKRKEAKKLGTEEDLEALEDVQPKKSTKKNKK, from the coding sequence GTGAGCAAAATCACCAAAAGTAGTACAGCTGAGTATTTTGCAAAAAACCTGCAACAAGTAGGATTTTCTTCGCCGTTGAAGGCGGTACTCACGACTTTAAAGGAAGCGGTAGATAACTCTTTAGATGCCTGTGAACAACATGCAATTTTACCTGAGTTACAAATTGAAGTGACTAAAGTGGGAACGGGTTCCACTAAGAATACAGATCTTATTAGAATCGTTGTTGAAGATAATGGTCCGGGTATCGAAGCGGACGATTTAACAAAAGTATTCGGTGAATACTTAGCTTCTTCTAAATTTGGTCGTGGACAGTGTTCCCGTGGACAACAAGGTATTGGTATTTCTGCAGCAACAACATGGGCGCAGATGACGAATGCTAAAGGTGTTCAAGTTATTTCTAAAACTAAAAATATGCGCAAAGCCATTTCGGCTCAGATCGATGTCGATATTAAAACAAATACAGGCATCATGCGTAATAAAGAAACTTTAGACTGGAAGAAAAACAACGGAACTCGCGTTGAGTTTTTAATGGATGGACGTATCCAGCTAAATGGTGATGGCGGTCTTTTGACTTATATCGAAGGAACTGTCCTATTGAATCCTCACGTTTCTGTAGAATATAAACTTGGGGATGGTGATTGGATTAAGACAGAGCGAGTCAGCACACAGACTCCAGATATTCCACAGGCCACCTTGCCACATCCTCATACGTTTAAACTAGGTGAGTTTATCACTCACTCTCATCTGTATGGAAAAATCACATTATCGAAGTTCTTACGCACGGGGTTTTCTCGTATTTCGGACCAAGCGTTAACTGATTTTGTCAAAGCGGGTATGCCGAAGTCTCTATTAGAAAAACCGCTGACATCTTTAAGTGAAGAAGACTTTAAGAAGGTTTTCCAAGCGGTTCAGGCAACCAATTTGATGGCTCCTTCAACTAAATCTGTTTTGACTGTGGGTGAAGAGGCGCTATCAAAGTCTATCAATCGCTTAGGACAAGTGGACTTTTTCTCGGTGGTGACTCGTAAGCCAACGATCTGTGACTTTAAGCCAGTGGTTGTTGAAGTTTCATTAGCTCGCTTTATTAATCGTGGTTCTGATGACCAACCGGTTCAATTATTGCGTTTCGCGAACCGTGTTCCCTTACAGTTTGATAAATCTGGCTGTGCGATCACATGGGCTATTGAAAGCGTAAACTGGAAATCTTACGGCTTAGCACAACCAAAAGAGTCATTGCCATTGGGTCCGTATGTATTTGCGGTGTCGGTGGTGTCTCCGTTTATTAAGTTTAAGAATGCGTCTAAAGAGACGATTGATGCTTCGGATGAGTTGGTAGAAGAAATTCGTCGTGCGTTGATGCAAGCGGGACAAAAACTTTCCCGTCACATCAAACACGAAATGAAAGAAGCGGATCTGGAAAGAAAATTAGCTCATATCGAGCAATTTGGTCCGATCTTAGTTGAAAAGTTAGTGGCGATTGCGGGAGCTAATGAATCTCGTCGTAAACGTGCGGAAGAGGGCTTGAAGAAAATCTTAGGCCGTGATTCAGATGCGGCGATGAGTGATTTAGAACAAGCGCAGAGCAAGCTGGAAGAGCAAAAACGTAAAGAAGCTAAAAAGTTGGGAACAGAAGAAGATTTGGAAGCTTTAGAAGATGTTCAACCGAAAAAATCCACTAAGAAGAATAAAAAGTAG
- a CDS encoding DMT family transporter, whose protein sequence is MGFIFIILGTLMWSFDTLIRYPLLASLRPDTMVFLEHALLTIIFVPLLFKTKSFFRQMNVRHLTSFLVIGVMGSAVSTLAFTQAFALINPSLVILLQKLQPIVVILLSVFILKEKFSRRFFALSALALIGVFLISYPDISPLWMTTNSPIFQTGSHALLGYGLTLLAVIGWGASTVFGKKLSTEGFNENEIMAGRFSLGFLFLLVFCLSQSSLPTTEISYDVYLKVAAMVLLSGLLGMSLYYRGLSRLPAHISAIAEMFFPLSAVMINWIFLGKALLPIQIAGAIVLTASSIGIQLSRRHTN, encoded by the coding sequence ATGGGTTTTATCTTTATTATTTTGGGAACATTAATGTGGTCCTTCGACACACTGATTCGCTATCCCCTGCTGGCCTCATTACGACCAGACACCATGGTGTTTCTAGAACATGCGCTACTGACCATTATTTTTGTACCTCTGCTTTTTAAAACAAAGTCATTCTTCCGTCAGATGAATGTACGCCACTTGACCTCGTTCCTTGTTATCGGTGTCATGGGTTCTGCCGTCAGCACACTGGCTTTTACTCAGGCCTTTGCTCTTATCAACCCTTCGCTCGTTATCCTTTTACAAAAACTGCAACCTATCGTCGTTATTTTATTGTCGGTGTTTATTTTAAAGGAAAAGTTCAGTCGACGTTTTTTTGCTCTGAGCGCACTGGCCCTTATAGGCGTATTCCTTATTTCTTATCCTGATATATCACCGCTGTGGATGACGACAAACTCCCCCATCTTTCAAACGGGCTCGCACGCTCTGCTGGGATACGGCTTAACTTTGCTGGCTGTTATTGGCTGGGGAGCCTCGACTGTGTTCGGGAAAAAACTTTCAACAGAGGGCTTTAACGAAAATGAAATCATGGCTGGCCGTTTCAGCTTAGGGTTTCTATTTTTACTAGTGTTCTGCCTCAGCCAATCTAGTCTTCCGACAACAGAGATTTCTTATGATGTTTATCTTAAGGTTGCGGCAATGGTTTTACTTTCAGGGCTTTTGGGAATGTCGCTTTACTATCGTGGATTAAGCCGTTTACCAGCTCATATCAGTGCGATTGCGGAAATGTTCTTTCCTTTAAGTGCTGTGATGATTAACTGGATTTTCTTAGGCAAAGCCCTTTTGCCGATTCAAATTGCTGGAGCCATTGTTTTAACTGCGTCCTCTATTGGGATTCAGCTTTCACGCCGTCATACAAATTAA
- a CDS encoding HNH endonuclease produces the protein MSDIYFAPASEAHKKKEKAKARELRQGSWWKQVLGKGICYHCEQKFKPDELTMDHLIPIARGGKSDKKNCVPSCKDCNTKKGYKTRAEMAMEELASQQNTDDDFES, from the coding sequence ATGTCGGATATCTATTTTGCTCCAGCCAGTGAAGCACATAAAAAGAAAGAAAAGGCCAAGGCGCGTGAGTTGCGCCAAGGAAGCTGGTGGAAGCAGGTTTTAGGAAAAGGTATCTGCTATCACTGCGAACAAAAGTTTAAGCCTGATGAGCTAACCATGGATCACCTGATTCCGATTGCTCGTGGTGGAAAGTCAGATAAAAAAAATTGTGTTCCTAGTTGCAAAGACTGCAACACGAAAAAGGGCTATAAAACCCGCGCTGAAATGGCCATGGAAGAGTTGGCTTCTCAGCAAAATACGGACGACGATTTTGAATCCTAA
- a CDS encoding LTA synthase family protein, with amino-acid sequence MWFLAYFILHLIVYSVVRLEFLIWNWASLKTLSLSEILWAFLNGIRFDLSVLAISVGLCFLGLLVLPRILRSVWIWFFILLNATFYLLNLADAELFNFTAKRFSASSFFLVGEGSVGNLIFPYIPLATFSILIVAVYIYLAYRISSRFTYGWDWKRRGIGIFGVLVCGVLFSRGGLQHKPLTFVDAKLFNSSYANNLVLNSTFTVVKSLGKKSLVQERFYEQDEMLALLNPQNLKPSPIKTERLNVVLVILESFSKEYLALKDPEVAPYFNQLRSQSVDFPRAYANGRRSIEGMAAILSGIPALMEEPFINSEFSANEIIGLGTLLGAQGYHTSFFHGAANGSMHFDRFSKSVGIENYFGKNEYPHQQDNDGTWGIYDEPFLQWTCGKLTEFSAPFFTTIFTLSSHQPYNLPEAYRGVYQDDRHPILKTIRYTDTALQKFMACAAQQPWYQNTLFVFTADHTGPELGSNPSFSDRYSVPLVFFSPADLNLKSINTDQWAQHIDILPSLLEILNVPYKNKNYLARSLVQSGSKFIALYSDGHYELLGDVKDSEQQLKAVKQYFSEGLYDNRLYYPAK; translated from the coding sequence ATGTGGTTTTTAGCGTACTTTATACTTCATTTAATCGTTTATAGCGTGGTTCGCCTTGAGTTCCTGATATGGAATTGGGCGTCTTTAAAGACTTTAAGCCTATCTGAAATTCTATGGGCCTTTTTAAATGGCATTCGATTTGACCTGTCAGTACTGGCTATTTCCGTGGGACTTTGTTTTTTAGGCCTATTGGTTTTACCGCGTATTTTGCGTTCCGTCTGGATATGGTTCTTTATTCTTTTAAACGCTACGTTTTACTTATTGAATCTTGCCGATGCTGAGCTCTTCAATTTCACAGCGAAACGCTTTTCGGCCTCTTCCTTTTTCTTAGTGGGTGAGGGCAGTGTGGGAAATTTAATATTCCCTTATATTCCACTGGCGACTTTTTCTATCTTGATTGTTGCCGTCTACATTTACCTCGCTTACCGCATCAGTTCACGTTTTACCTATGGATGGGACTGGAAACGCCGTGGAATAGGAATTTTTGGTGTGTTGGTTTGCGGGGTGTTGTTTTCACGCGGAGGACTTCAGCACAAGCCACTGACCTTTGTGGACGCGAAGCTTTTTAATAGTTCCTATGCGAATAATCTGGTGTTGAATTCCACTTTTACTGTGGTGAAAAGTTTGGGTAAAAAATCGTTAGTGCAAGAGCGCTTTTATGAACAGGATGAAATGCTGGCACTATTAAATCCTCAAAACTTAAAGCCAAGCCCGATTAAAACAGAGCGATTAAATGTTGTATTAGTTATACTCGAGAGCTTTTCCAAAGAATATCTGGCGTTAAAAGATCCAGAGGTGGCGCCGTATTTCAATCAGCTCCGTTCGCAGTCGGTGGATTTCCCTAGAGCCTACGCGAATGGGCGTCGTTCGATAGAGGGCATGGCTGCAATCCTGTCAGGAATTCCGGCGCTAATGGAAGAGCCCTTTATTAACTCTGAATTTTCGGCGAATGAAATTATTGGTTTGGGCACTCTTTTAGGCGCGCAGGGATATCATACCAGTTTCTTTCATGGTGCAGCCAATGGCAGTATGCATTTTGATCGGTTTTCCAAAAGTGTCGGTATTGAAAACTACTTTGGTAAGAACGAGTACCCTCATCAACAAGATAATGATGGAACATGGGGAATTTATGATGAGCCATTTTTGCAATGGACCTGTGGGAAGTTAACTGAGTTCTCTGCACCATTTTTTACGACGATCTTCACCCTATCATCACATCAGCCCTATAACTTGCCAGAGGCTTATCGTGGCGTTTATCAGGATGACCGCCATCCGATACTTAAAACAATTCGTTACACGGATACAGCCCTACAGAAATTTATGGCGTGTGCGGCTCAGCAGCCATGGTATCAAAATACGCTCTTTGTCTTTACAGCCGACCATACGGGGCCAGAGTTAGGATCCAACCCATCATTTTCAGATCGTTACTCAGTGCCATTGGTTTTCTTTAGCCCTGCGGATTTGAATTTGAAGTCCATAAACACAGATCAGTGGGCTCAACACATTGATATTTTGCCAAGCCTTTTAGAGATTCTGAATGTCCCTTATAAAAATAAAAACTATTTGGCTCGTAGTTTAGTGCAGAGTGGTTCTAAGTTCATTGCTCTCTACTCGGATGGTCACTATGAACTGTTGGGGGATGTAAAAGATTCCGAGCAGCAGCTAAAAGCCGTGAAGCAATACTTCAGCGAGGGACTTTACGACAATCGACTTTACTATCCTGCTAAATAG
- a CDS encoding BolA/IbaG family iron-sulfur metabolism protein, with product MKQRLIQAYPDADANTEIEVIDLTGTADHWEVSVKSSAFQGLTRIEQHQHVMKAFAAELKTGEVHALSIRTAIKQ from the coding sequence ATGAAACAACGCCTTATTCAGGCTTACCCCGATGCTGATGCTAACACTGAAATTGAAGTCATTGATTTGACTGGTACTGCTGACCACTGGGAAGTCAGCGTGAAGAGTTCGGCCTTCCAAGGTCTGACTCGTATCGAACAACACCAGCATGTCATGAAAGCTTTCGCCGCTGAATTAAAAACAGGCGAAGTTCATGCGTTATCGATCAGAACCGCAATTAAACAATAA